A stretch of DNA from Glycine max cultivar Williams 82 chromosome 18, Glycine_max_v4.0, whole genome shotgun sequence:
TAGGAATGCTGCTGCATATGGGCcatgaatgaattaaataatttgcaCTTCTATAATAATGTGTATCAATATCAGCACAAAGGATTTAAGATGTAAGTTTTGACAACCAAGGTAAACTTTTCTTTTCTACTATTTGACTCTGTTCGCCAGCAGTAGTGGGTGCTGCCTGAAAGGTATGCAGCCAGTTGATGTGCAGCTGGAACAGGCACTATTGAATTTCTGAATTGTGGTTTGCAGCCAGTTGATGTGCAGCTGAAACAGGCACTATTGAATTTCTGAATTGTGGGTTGTTTACTAACACATACTTTTGTAACTATATTTGAATACAATTAGGTACAGGGTTAATAATTATTACTCAATCATAAATACAACagacaacatcaacaacaaagcCTCATCTCACTAGGtgaggtcggctacatggatcacacGATGTCATTCGACATGGTTAAAAACCAAAGTTTCAGAAATATTATTAAGTCTATATAAGGAAACACAAATACACATTAAATTCATTTGCATCCATTATATTTTGTAGAATATAGTATATCATTTGTTTATGAGTAAATAGAGTACATATTGACAATGTAAAGGATTTTCATCATCCAATTACAAACAGCCATTTATGGTAAGTTTGCTAACTTTTACAATAACTACCTTAAAAGTCATACTAACGATGATTTTTTGTGGATTCATAGTGTAAAATTTTCTACACTGAtagtatagaaattaaactttgtttatttgttaacCTTCACAATAAGCAGTCATTGTTCTGTGTAACCACAACTAACAAAAGAAACTATATAACTAGTTTTTCTTCTTAGCACTCAATGTATGAGTACAGAGttacaaacaaaattaagaaataacaaAGGGCATGAGTATAAAAAATCTATTGCAACATTATGAAAGCCAAACTGAAGCTTTTTATTGAAGTTCAAAACAAGATCATGTGACATACCTTATACCTAATAGCTTCATATGTTCCATACACAGCACCTGGAAAGAAGCCAAAAGATTAGGCAATGGTGTTCTAAAACTTTTCAACGCAAGAAAATTAGATCTAATGAAAAACCAAGATGAATGTATCCTCTAGATGCATTTGACGATAACATTCCAGCAGTTAATACAATTTTACACAATCACCTGGCTGACAATTTCCACTAATTTTCAAAGAAAGATTCCATATGATGCACACTTTACAAAACTTCATAGATGATACTTAACCATTATATACTTATGATTGAGTGTCAAGCTCAATgactaaaaaaattgaggaaccTAATGTATTGGTGAATTTATGTACAAACTGTACACCTAAAATTCAGTACAAAACAAGAAGCAAATCAATGTGCAAGGAAAGCACACAATCCCTTTCCCTTTCAACTAAACAAAATTTCAGAACTTCATAATACAGACTGTAGGTGCATTTTCTGTATATCTAGAATTGAGAGACTTCCATAGGAGTATCTTCTTGTAACTACCTTTTGTGAAAAAGAACACATAGTCAATGTCTTATTTCAGAATCACCAAGTTCCAGGTATATAATCCAGAACAGCTAAAAGAAGAGCATTACAAGTGACAACTGGTAACAATAAATACAGAGGAATGGAGACCCAAAACACAGAAAAACTGAGGTAAAATATCCAATCAACATCAAACTTATCTATTTGGTTACAAAGGAGGTCTAAGACCTACTGTGGAGAGGGAAAGGGTAGGCAAAAGTTAAGACAAAGTGGTTTTGGTGACATTGAAACCCTGTATCAACTAGGCCCAAAACATACCCCCTCAAGCTAAACGACTAAAGCTCTTGGTTTAAAATCAAAGTTTTCTACATAAGAAAATGCAGAGGAATGGACACTCAAATCTGTTGGTTAGGCAAGTCTTGCCATAGTCCATacagtatattaaaattataataataattggtCAGTTTAGTTTTGAGAAATCATGTTCTATTTTCCAAAACAGCGTGTTTGAACATGCATCCAATAAGCACTTATACTAATAAAATCACATCAAATGAGTCCAACTATGCAGAATCTATAACTTATTGCTTGAGGTGGAAAGTGCTTAAAATACAACAAGACATGAAAGGAAACATCCTGACAATTATAAAAAACGGTACAAATATATGAAAACAGGAACCATTTGGTTTGAGAAACGTTTTGTTTTAACTTTCAATTACAGAAATTTCTAGTTTTCAAAAGCTTGCACAGAAAACAGAGATGggacaccccccccccccccccctcccccccccaaaaaaaaaaaaaacaaaagaagccCTTGATTCCACTCCAACACCACCATCAGCAGCACCAAGAAGACAACGCCTGAAGATCTAATAAAGgcatgtttggataaactttttcATAAGCACTcgcaagagaagaaaataagaagaaaaaaaaaggaataagtttctctaaaattagcttatggagaagctttttttttcttctcctataaatgCTTATGGAGAAATTTATCCACACAGACCCTAATACCGATACCAACTAAGCATATGTGCATACGAAAAATAAGGTTCTCCAATCAAATCAGTGCAATTGAACCATCGAACTTCACTTCAAAGCAAatctaaaacaaacaaaaatgttaGAAACCAAGCGGATCTAGAAATTAGAAGACAGAAGCTACAATAAGCAATGCTAGAAGCACATATCAGccctaaaacaaatatttttttttataaataaagtataaattgGATAGAAATGAAGCGTAAGGTATCGTAGAAGGTGAAAATAACGGGTATGTGTGACTAACCGACGGCGCCGCCGACAGCGCCGCCCATAGCGGCGCCGGCGGTGACACGAGCGAGGCAACTGTCCCTTGCCATAGGAAGTCGGCGTGAGAGGCACACTGAGTGAGTGGCGTGTTTTGTTGTTGGGAGAAATAGTCTGAGTGGAAACCGAACTAATGTGTTCCTTCTTTGTTTTAgggagttgctaggtgcacccagcattattgctggtgcactcAGCAACTTTAAAAAATTCCCAAAATGCCCCTGTTGCTCCTTCTCTTCATCTCGATAAACAGTGTCGCCGTGAATAGTACCACCTGCGTTTAAAAATGGCACAATGCTGCCATTTGCGCATTCTCTCGTTCTGTTGTGTCTCCGGTGCGCAGTGCTTCCCCGTTTTGTTCGTTTTGATGAAGGTAAAGGTGAAGGTGGAGGTAGCGACGGTCTCTGGTGTTGCAGTGGTCGTTGTCGATGGCATACGAGGTATGCAGTGTTGGATGCGTTCTGGTGTACTGCGTTTTGcgcagatcaagttgatctgtaagaaatttacggatcaacttgatctgcatGTACATTTCATTGTCGCGGATCAAGTAtgaacttacggatcaagttgatctgtaagtcacttacgaatcaacttgatccgtagcagactctttttattttaaatttttatttttttatttattactttgttTGGTAATGATGATTTATTATGTATGGTTTTGTATGTTATGTGTTGTATGTTTGtgttaaagttttttatttattgttaagatGAACGAAGATCAGTGGAAGTATGAAGGTATAATGCTTGAAGAAGTGGATATGgatgatgaaaatgaagaagaatgtggtgtgaatgaaccCCATGTTGATTGTTCGAATGCGtccaatacttctcaggtaatagtgttcatgattttgagtgatttaataaaataaatatgttgtaGGAAACTGAAATTATCGGGATTGGTTTGTAGGTGTTTGACAGCCGAGAGGATGTTTTGTGGTGGGCTCGATCTGTTGCTTATGAAAATGAATTTGTGGCGATGATTGTAAGGTCTGACACAAACACaggtagtagaggaaggactTCGTTTGTGTTAATTGACTGTGAAAGGAGTGACAAGTATAGGTGTAGGAAtaaagaatttgttagaagagacactaggactaggaaatgtgggtgtccttTCAAGCTTCGTGGCAAGCCTATGGTTGGAGGATAAGggtggatggtgaagttgatttgtgggattcataatcatgaattggccaagtcattagttggacatccatatgtcgGGCGATTGAGTAAAGCTGAAAAGAcacttattgctgatatgacgaagtcaatggtcaaaccaagaaacattctgTTGACtctgaaggagcacaatgtgGATAGTTGTACGaccatcaaacaaatatacaatacaAGAAGTGCATAccattcttccataagaggaagtgatactgaaatgcaacatctaatgaagcttcttgaacgggatcaatatattcattggcacaaattaaaggatgaagatgtggtttgtgatatcttttggtgtgCAGTGAAGTTAGCCAACAcatgtaatttggtgtttttgatagacagtacctacaaaataaaaaggtaCAGACTCTCATTGctcgattttgttggggtgacaccaactgggatgacattctctgccaattttgcatatctggagggtgGACATTTTAATAATATGGTTTGGACTTTAGAACGCTTTTGAGGTATATTTTTAAGACGTGATGTCTTCCTTggagttattgtcactgacagagacctagcattgaTAAATGTAGTGAAAACTGTATTTCCTGAGTGTATAAATTTGTTGTGTAcctttcacataaacaagaatgtgaagggcAAATATAAATCGTTAATTGGTAAAAGAAATGCTTGGGAATGTCATGAATGCCTGGGGAACTCTTGTTGATTGTCCTTTGGAGCAGCAGTTTGATGAGTACCTGAAGAGGTTTGAAATGGTTTGTtcaccttggccaatgtttATTGATTATGTGAAGGATACATGGATAATCCCACACAAGGAAGTTTTTTTTACTGCGTGGacaaataaggtgatgcacttagggtacacaacaacaaacatgtATGAAATTGTTCACTTATTTCGATTAACATTGATGAATtgatggatttttatttttgtatatgtttattgttatttgtgtatttgaaatgtagggttgGATCTGCTTACTAGGCTTTAAAAAGAGTGTTacaaaatagccttggagacttatgcagtgtctgggatgccatgaacaacatgatgacgCTACAGCACACAAAAATTAGAGCATCgtttgaaacaagtacacatgtcgtTGGACATGTCTTCAAAAAAATCTTATACAAGAGTCTTCTTGGAATgatttcaaggtatgctttaaatcagattgctgctGAATTTGAGCGTGTTCACTATGCTGGCAACAATCCTTCCggttgtggttgtgtgatgagaatgACACACGATATTCCTTGTGCTTGTGAGTTATCCAAATATGTTGTTGGTTGCATCCCATtggattcaatccatatgttctgGAGGAAACTTAGTTTTTCAGATCAAGGGATATCTGAGCCCGAGGTGAGCATCAAGGAAGAAATCGAAACAATATCCAAAATatttgatgaacttgatgtttgtggtaagTTTACTCTGAAGACAAAGCTTTGGGGAATTACGTACCTTGATCAAAATTCGATGTGTCCTCCTCTAGCAAAGGTTAACAcaaaaggtgcaccgaagaaaccaATGAAAAGAAAGCCAAGGTCAACAAAGCGTGATCCATCCTACTGGGAGTTCGTAGATGCTTTTCATTCTCAGCAAAATAGAAATTCGTCAGTGAGGCGTAGTTCATCATCTTCTGACCAACCCAATCCAATAAGGATGATGcctatgttggatcaatttcagccATTTATCCATGACTTCATTGATAATATTGTTGATGTCGGAGCTGATGGAAATTATGGATATCGGGCAGTTGccggtttattaggtatgggtgaagactCTTGGTCGTTGGTCCGCACCCATCTGCTTATAGAACTTGCCAAATTCACAGAAGACTATATCAAGCTCTTTGGTGGCACAGACAGATTTGAGGATTTAAGGATGTCACTACATGTTGATGGGTTAACCACAgtatttaatttgtgtttttgattttcaagacttaactttaaaataaattttgacgtctatatttgtttcattcaggtcactatggataagtggatggatataaccgaCATGAGATATgtgattgcatcaaggtataatgtaatccttgtatctTTGTCTCACCAACAAAGCATGACGttctttcctcttagaagtcaaccaccggGAGATCCTTCGGTGCATCGCATAATTTGTATCGGTCACGTTTAtggcaatcattttgttcaggtacattgtagatataattttttttatatttattcaattagtTGTGTATGATTGAgttaatacttatttatttttgcatgTATGACAGATTTATTTGAAAGATCATTGTCCTTTACCGCCAATAGCATTGTTTTGGTCTACCAATTGTCATACTCAGGTGAAACAGTAGCCAACACCATATGTTATATTAAACATACTTCAAGCcactatgacccctactcatgatgctCTGCTGTATTACAATGGGAGGTGGAACATGCCAcgccaaaatgagtttgttggttacttgttcacaggaaaaaatcccaaaaagtttgacattccttctggatgtaccatggatgaactgaaagatttgatcaagcaagttgcgcCTCATGGGATTCCCCCTTAGGGTATTCATGAAACACAAACGGTAAGGTGATTGTTTTTTCGACAACCAAGTCACTATGAGTATTCACATGAAATTATCAAATTCGAAATTATTGAACTGAAATCCAATGATGACGTCTTGAAGGTGTTAGTGCattctaactactggaaaaaattCGGGCCAATAAAAATTTTAGCTGTTTTTAGTAAGCATGCAATCGAAATGGAAGATAATATGTCTATGTCCTTGTTGCAAAATTAGCATGGCTTAATTGTCGTATTTgatgcaaattttatttctttccactctctttaagttaatgtaatgtttgaaGCTAAtgtaatgttattttatgtttggaaTGATTTTACGTTTCAATTCGTGCAAATTTTATGTTATTCGTattcaaagataaaataaaatcttcatctaaaataaaaaaacaaagacacaaCCTGCttgtggatcaagttgatctgcaaTCTTGCGGCGGATCAAGTTAATCCGCAAGCGACTCGCGGATCATCTATGTCACCTACGGATCGAATTTTTCTTCTGCGGATCAACCAAAACCAATGCGTGGATCAACCTCAATGATCTAatgcacaaatttttttaaaaaaatacacgaggatatttttgtcttttcatGGGgggtgctgggtgcaccagcaataacgctggatgcacctagcaacaccctgcGTTTTATTATCCCTAGTTCAAGTTGTTTTGGGAATGCATTGACTTTAATTTTAAAGGAAAGAATATATTTTCTGTCCTATAATTATAATCTTCCTTAAACTTGGTTTTCGGtgcttatatttttaagaagatAAATTGTGAATTTAGTc
This window harbors:
- the LOC100790370 gene encoding uncharacterized protein isoform X2, with protein sequence MARDSCLARVTAGAAMGGAVGGAVGAVYGTYEAIRYKCLFQLHINWLQTTIQKFNSACSSCTSTGCIPFRQHPLLLANRVK
- the LOC100790370 gene encoding uncharacterized protein isoform X3, whose product is MARDSCLARVTAGAAMGGAVGGAVGAVYGTYEAIRYKLHINWLQTTIQKFNSACSSCTSTGCIPFRQHPLLLANRVK